The Actinomycetota bacterium sequence AACACCGCGCCGTCTTCCTCGTGGACGTGGCCAGCCTCGGCCAACAGGTCAACCGTGGCCTGGACGGCGCCCTGCTCGTGCAGGGACCGTTCCGAGAACCACGTGTCGAAGTCCACGCCCATGGTGTGGAGCACGTCGCGGATGTGGTCGGTCATGAGCTCGACGGCGATCTGACCGATGCGTTCAGCGACCTCGGCGTCGTCGCCGCCGCCGAACACCGCGTCGCCGAGGTCGGCCTTGATCTGGGCGGCCAGCGCGTCGACGTACTCCCCGCGGTAGTGCTCGTCGGTGCGGTGGCGCCCGAGGCCGGCCGCCACGACCGACTCGCCGAAGCGCCGGATCTGCTCTCCGGTGTCGTTGAGGTAGTACTCGCGCTCGACGTGGTGGCCGTCGGCTTCGAGCAGCGCCGCGATCGCGTCACCGGCCGCCGCCCACCGGCCGTGGCCGACGTGCAGCGGCCCAGTGGGGTTGGACGAGACGAACTCGACGTTGACGTGTTCGACGTCGACGTCCGCGCGGGTGCGCCGACCGAAGCGGTCGCCTTCCGCCAGGACGCGCCGCACGACGTCCTGGAAGTAGCTGTGGGCCAGCCGGAAGTTGACGAAACCGGGGCCGGCCACGTCGACGGCGGCGATCACCGGGGGGACCTCGAGGTTGGTCATCAGCTGCTCGGCGATGGCGCGGGGCGTCTGCTCGGCCTCGGCGGCGATCGACAGCGCCACCGGGGTCGCCCAGTCGCCGTGCTCGGGTTGGCGAGGCCGTTCCAGAGGGATCTCTGCGACTTCCGGCAGTCCGGCGGCCAGCAGGGCGGTGCGGATGCGGGTCGCCAGTTCCGCCAGGACAGGGTCGAGTTCCTGTGGGGTCGTCATCGCCTACCGAGGGTACGCAACGGTCGATGTGGCGGAGCCGCGAGCGCCGGTCAGCGGCTCCGCCCCGTCAGCTCGTCGACCAGCTCCACCAGGTCGATCGGGTCGAAGGGCTTGGTGATGTAGGCGGCGACCCCCAGGTCGGTGCCCTTCTGGATGTCGGCGTCCTGCGCGCGAGCCGACAGGAACACCACCGGGATGGCCTGCAGGTCGGGGTCGGCCTTCAGTTCGGCGCAGACCTGCCAGCCGTCCTTCTTGGGCATCATGACGTCGAGGAGGATCGCGTCGGGCCGGGTGGTGCGAGCCTTGACGAGGGCCTCGTCGCCGTCCGAGGCGACCTCGACCTCGTACCCTTCCATCTCCAGGTTGACCTGCAGCAGGCGTTGGATGACCGGGTCGTCGTCGACCGCCAGCACCTTGGTCACCGCCCCTCCCCTGACCCTCGGACGGAACCGTAGCCCTCACTGACACGGCGTCGGGCCGCACACGGTCGGCATCCGGTGCAACGGCCGGCGCCCAGGATCGGT is a genomic window containing:
- the argS gene encoding arginine--tRNA ligase; protein product: MTTPQELDPVLAELATRIRTALLAAGLPEVAEIPLERPRQPEHGDWATPVALSIAAEAEQTPRAIAEQLMTNLEVPPVIAAVDVAGPGFVNFRLAHSYFQDVVRRVLAEGDRFGRRTRADVDVEHVNVEFVSSNPTGPLHVGHGRWAAAGDAIAALLEADGHHVEREYYLNDTGEQIRRFGESVVAAGLGRHRTDEHYRGEYVDALAAQIKADLGDAVFGGGDDAEVAERIGQIAVELMTDHIRDVLHTMGVDFDTWFSERSLHEQGAVQATVDLLAEAGHVHEEDGAVFLNTTAFGDDKDRVLVRSDGRPTYFAADCAYLQNKRERGHDRFVYLLGADHHGYVGRMQALGRALGVPDETLEIRIGQLVNLSRGGQPVRMSTRAGEFVTLAEVLDEVGRDALRYHYLRSGLDQPIDFDLDEVVRQSMDNPVYYVQYAHARIASILRNADAAGFDAGTVDDAALDLLTEPTEEELLRRMAELPEVVAQAADLRAPHRLTRYAEDLAGSFHRFYTECRVLGVRDDIARARYWLAVAAKQVLATALALLRVSAPERM
- a CDS encoding response regulator, whose protein sequence is MTKVLAVDDDPVIQRLLQVNLEMEGYEVEVASDGDEALVKARTTRPDAILLDVMMPKKDGWQVCAELKADPDLQAIPVVFLSARAQDADIQKGTDLGVAAYITKPFDPIDLVELVDELTGRSR